One Mercurialis annua linkage group LG3, ddMerAnnu1.2, whole genome shotgun sequence DNA window includes the following coding sequences:
- the LOC126674718 gene encoding probable purine permease 11 — MSGNQEPILNKDGVSGMRSAYLKLKPWQWWLLVAINIFFLVAGQSAAVLLGRYYYDKGGNSKWLATLVQTAAFPFLYIPLVLLPSSGEPSITSTSPSIKMLALIYFFLGALIAGDNMLYSTGLLYLSASTYSLICASQLAFNAIFSYFLNSQKFTSLILNSVVVLSFSAALIAVNDDSDGPSGLSKGKYIIGFLCTLGASAIYSLVLSLMQLTFQKVIKKETFSVVLDMQIYTSLVATCVSVIGLFASGEWKTLHGEAESFGSGRVSYILTMVFTAVSWQVCSVGVVGLIFLVSSLFSNVISTVALAVSPIAAVIAFHDKMNGVKVISLLMAFWSFGCYSYQNYFDDSKARKAQHDVKDNHHDSSC, encoded by the coding sequence GTAATCAAGAACCAATTTTGAATAAGGATGGTGTTAGTGGTATGCGATCAGCATACCTTAAACTCAAGCCTTGGCAGTGGTGGCTTTTGGTGGCAATCAATATTTTCTTCCTAGTTGCAGGCCAATCTGCTGCTGTTCTGTTGGGAAGATATTATTACGACAAAGGCGGAAATAGTAAATGGCTGGCAACTCTTGTCCAAACTGCTGCATTCCCGTTCCTTTACATCCCCCTCGTTCTACTTCCTTCTTCTGGAGAGCCTTCAATCACTTCTACATCCCCCTCCATTAAAATGCTTGCTCTAATATACTTTTTTCTTGGCGCGCTTATAGCCGGTGATAACATGTTGTATTCAACTGGCCTTTTATACCTATCTGCCTCCACTTATTCGCTCATTTGTGCATCGCAATTAGCCTTCAATGCCATTTTCTCGTACTTCCTTAATTCGCAGAAGTTCACGTCTTTGATTCTTAACTCCGTGGTTGTGCTTTCATTTTCTGCAGCTCTCATTGCAGTCAATGATGATTCAGACGGCCCTTCAGGACTCTCTAAGGGGAAATACATCATAGGCTTCCTTTGCACGCTTGGTGCTTCAGCAATATACTCTCTTGTGCTTTCACTTATGCAGCTCACCTTTCAAAAGGTcataaaaaaggaaacgttctCCGTGGTGTTGGATATGCAGATTTACACCTCGCTTGTTGCCACGTGTGTTTCTGTTATCGGGCTGTTTGCTAGTGGAGAATGGAAGACTTTGCATGGAGAAGCGGAGAGTTTTGGTAGCGGGAGGGTGTCTTATATTCTTACAATGGTTTTTACAGCAGTTAGTTGGCAGGTTTGTTCTGTTGGGGTTGTTGGACTTATTTTTCTGGTGTCTTCTCTCTTCTCCAATGTCATAAGTACTGTGGCTTTGGCTGTATCTCCAATTGCTGCTGTCATTGCTTTCCATGACAAGATGAATGGTGTGAAAGTAATCTCTTTGCTTATGGCTTTTTGGAGTTTTGGCTGTTATAGTTACCAGAATTACTTTGATGATTCTAAGGCAAGGAAAGCTCAACATGATGTTAAAGACAACCATCATGATTCTTCTTGTTGA